The stretch of DNA CGATTGATCAATTTTTACATACGTATGTCTTTAGTACTTCGGTTGAAAGTTGATGTTTCAAGTCATCCGGTGAGACGTATTCTTACTGTTTTTTTGTTCGGTCTTTTTAGAGCAAGCAGATTTTTTGCTCTTAAGTACGTAGGATTTCTCTTAACATGTAATTTTTTCTCTTAACCACAGCAAATTTGCTCTTAACTTGTGAGTTTTTGCTCGCTACCACGGCAAATTTGCTCTTAGATGCTGTCCTTATTAGTACTTTTCCTTTTATATTTTTACAGATTAAACCTTTCCGTTATGTTCTTTATGGAAAATTACCTCCGCGAACGAAACCTCAGCTTGCATTTTTTGTCGTTTCCTTTTACCATCAGAAAAGTAGGGGTTTTTTAAGTGTGAAAGGGTGGTTTTTCATGACGAAAGTCCAAATTAAAGTGAACGATAACGGTTCGTTCCGCGTTACGGGAGATGTTGAATTAATTGACGCAGAAGGAAACAAATTCGAAACGAAGCAAGTATTTTCTTTATGCCGTTGTGGACTTTCATCTAAAATGCCATTTTGCGATGGATCCCACAAAGGAAAATTTGAATCCGTTGTTCGCGCTCCTAAGCCAGAACAGGAAGCGTAAAGAAGAGCTGTCGCCTATTCCGACAGCTCTTCTTCATGAAACCGGATATCGACAATGTTAGCTAGCGGAACAACCCATCGTTCGGAGAAGTTGTCTTCTACATGTAGCGTCTGTTTCAGGGTATCTACTCGAACAATCGTCCCGATGAGCGGGCGATACTGGTGGTCGTCATAATGTGTAATGACGACTCGTTTTCCTGAGTGTAACGCTTCTTCTGTAATTTCGTTCATCTTTTCCAATGCTTGTTCGTCGACCGTAATTGGTTGTTCATAGCTATCTTCCTTCGCCCAGTTGCGCAGCATTTTTACATGCTCCGGAAGCATCATCGACGTCCACTTAATTCGTCCACGATCTCGAATCATTGGCCCCCCTCCTTCGTTTTCTTTAGGCATGGCAATCGGATGTTCCACATACCCTCTATGCTTTATGACCGCCAACTAATTTAGCCCGCAGACGAGCCGTTCCTGCGCTTGTATACGAAACGGAACGTAACAGCGCAGCGGAACCGTACCGACTACGAATAGCGTCCATCGTATACCCTAGCTCTCGTTTTTTCCACAAATTCGGTTCAAATAGGCGCAGCTGGAGCATATCATCGTCTACGACATTGGAAAGCGCCACCGATATTTGCCGAACCGTCTTGTTTCGATAATGTTCTTCAAATAGCTGTAAGCACGTTCGGTACAAATCCATCGTCACGTTTGTTGGCTCACTCATCGTTTTGGAGCGGTAAAAGCCGCCTCCTAATTCGTCTTGACTGTACCCGATGCCTAAACTCACCGTTCGTCCCGCCTTCCGATGCGTCCGCGCACGCCGTGCCACTTCTTCACACATTTCGAGAATGACGTGCTTAATTTCCTCTTTGTCTTTATAATCACGTAATAAAATTTGACTTTTTCCAAAGCTAATTTGCCCTTCCATAATCGGTGCTCCGATTTCAGACAAATCGACGCCCCACGCATGATAGTACAGCTGATTGCCCATGATTCCGAACTTCGCTTCCAGCTTGTGCAAGTCGTACTTAGCCAGTTGGCCAACAGTAAAAATCCCCATTCGATTGAGCGTTCGCTCCAAACGCTTGCCGATTCCCCACATTTCACTTAACGGCTGAACCGGCCATAGCTTTCTCGGCACATCTTCGTACGTCCATTCAGCAATCCCGGTTTTTTTCGCTTCTAAATCTAAACACAATTTAGACATCAGCATGTTCGGACCGATACCAATGGCGCAAGGAAGTTGAAATTCTCGCTCCATTTCGTCGCGAATTTTTTCCGCAATCGTCCAGGCACTTCCCCACAGCTGACTCGTACCGTCCACTTTAATAAAACTTTCATCTACGCTGTACGTATGAATCGCTTCTTTCGGAACGTACCGATGAAACAGCTTCGTCAGTTCGGTCGAAATTCGTAAATACGTCGCCATTTTCGGTTCAACAATTTTAATACGCGGGTCATTTGGAATTTCAAATAGGCGGGAACCTGTTTTCACACCAAATTCTTTTTTTAACCGCGGAGACGCCGCCAGCACCACGCTTCCTTTCCGATCGATGTCCCCAACCACTGCTAAGTAACACGTTTGTGGATCCAGCCCGAGCATAACAGCCGAACAACTAGCGTAAAAACTTTTCATGTCGATGCACAAAATTTGCTGTTTTGGTAAACAACTATAATCGACAGTCATGCTCCCACCTCTTTACGTAAAATACGAACACTTGTTCTTATTCTATTCATAATAGTATGCGAATATACGTTCGATTGCAACTGGTACTTTTTTCTTATCTGTATAGTTGTTTTGGCGCATAAGGCCTGATGTTAGCTCCTAAGAAAACTGATTGGGTACATAGCGGCTTATAGAACGCAGCATTTGGCATTTGGTACATAAAAAATCTAATTTAGTACATAGCAATAAATAGGATATATTTATCGGCGATCTAAACTTCCTTATGAGCTGCCAGGACTCAAAATTTTACTTTTCGACGAAGAAAACTGATATAATCAAACAAGGAGATGATCGTATGGAGCAAAAGTTAATTGAAAAAATGATTCGCAATTGCTTTATGCAATATGAATACGGCCGCGGGGATGTACTGCTTAGCGATGAGGATTTAATAGCGCTATGTCAACGGGTCATTGAAGAAAAACAACATTGCCCGGAAGCGGATGTACACGAGGTTGTGCAAGATGTCGTGTATGAATTTTTAACAACGTAATACAAAAAACGCTAGGGATGGGATCACCTAGCGTTTTTGTATAAGAACTACAAAAAATTTTTTTAAAAAAACGGATTCTATTAGCAATATTTCTAAAATGAGACGTCCAATAACAACCCCATTGATAGGTATTGTACCCGTTTACTCGATTTAAAAATTGTTGCATCGGCAAGTCCTTATTTCACTTGAAAACCGTATTATGCCCTTAGATGGCGTTTTTGCACCGAGAAATGTCAATATGCACTCATTTGCGAACTACTGAACAATCAACCTCATTAATGTGTTAACAAAAGTGCCCCCTACCACAGAGAACACCTTTGTTACAAATACCTAGCTACTTTTTATTTTTGAAAAAACGCCCTTTTCCCCATTCGCTCGACAAGTGACGGGAACAATTGATACAGCTTACTACCGACATTCATCCATCTTGGCATGTTGATCTCACGGCGGTTCGTTCCTAAACAAGCAATGACCGCTTCGGCTACTTGTTCGGGGCGAAGCATCCATCGTTTTACGTTTTTGACATACGTTCCGGACTCGTCGGCGATGGCAAAAAAGTCGGTATCAATCGGACCAGGGTTGACCGCTGTGACGAACACACCAAAAGCTTGAAGCTCGAGTCGGAGGCTATTGGTAAATCCTAACACCGCATGCTTCGTCGCTGCATAAACGCTCGATTTAGGGGTGGCGATTTTTCCGGCTTGGGAAGCAATATTGATAATGTGCCCACATTGATTCGCTTTCATATGGGGGATGACTTGTCGAGTGCAGGCGATGAGTCCTAACACGTTGACATCAAACATCCGGTGGACATCTTCCATCTTCATATCGACGATTTCTTGAAACAAACCGAAGCCAGCATTATTAATTAAGACATCAATCTTCGGAAACATGGTTAAAAGTTTCGTGAACACTTCTTCTACTTGGCGACTATCCGTCACATCCAACGCCATGACCGTCACGCTTCCTTGTTCTTGTTCGATTTGGTTTGCAATTTCCCGTAGTTTTTCTTCTCGGCGGGCCAGTAAAATCACATGGGCTCCGCACCCAGCGGCTAACAGCGCCATTTCTTTTCCAATCCCACTTGATGCACCGGTAATCACAACTCGTTTTCCTTTTAGCCAAGGATTTAGCATACCGTCCCTCCTTTACCGTACAACCTCATATACGAATACTCCATCATCGTTTCGGTGTGCTTGAATCTCTCCGTTATGTACTAAATAGTCTAATTGCCCTACTGTTTCCGATATGGTTAAGGTCAGCTGTTTTTCATAAACGGCCGGGAACAGTTGTTGACACACGTCAAAAGCAGTCATTGGTCGTTCTAACAGGAGTTTTTTTACTTGCATCGCACGCTCATGCTGACGTTCGAGCCGTCGTTTGATAAGCGCATGTACTTGGGTGACGTTCGGTCCATGTCCTGAATAGACGACATCGATTGGATACTGTAACAGCTTTTGCAACGATTCGTTGTACTGGAGTTGCGGTTTCGGACGTGGTAGCCCTGATACCTCAGGCGGCTCTAATAACGGATTAGACGAAATGGTGGCTAATACATGATCCCCTCCGATCAACCATCGTTTTTCCTCATGAAAAAGTCCGATTTGGCTCTGGGCGTGTCCTGGCGTCTCTAACACCGTCCAACCAGGTAAAAATGGCACTGATTCGCCTTCTTTGACGATCGACGTTAACGGGCGTTGACACGAATAGTCCAAGGTCCGTTTCATTTTTTCAAAATGCGACAACCACTTGTTCGGAATGCCACACTCAACAAATAATTGGCGATAAAATTGAGCGTATTCTTCCATAAACGCATCCGTCCGATATAGCCAGCGACGATTATACGAATGTCCGATGATTTCCAAGTCCTCATGAAACCAATCTAACAAACCGACATGGTCAGGATGATGATGGGTAACGACGACTTGCTCAATATCATCCGGTGTATACCCGAACATTGCTAATTGAGTCGTTAACGCTTCCCACGCTTCTTTCGTTTTCGGTCCGACATCGACCAGTGTCAATTTCTCCCCCTTCAGTAAAAAAACGTTCACATCTCCTACCGGAAAGGGGGTCGGCAGCGAGATTTTCAAAATTGCCTTTTCCTGCATTGTTCTCCCACCTAAGAATATTATTTTTATATAAAATTAACATCGTGAATTCACACCATATTAAAATTAGTGTACTTCACTTTCGGCCCACTGTCATTATTTTCACATAATACAAACAAAAAAACTTTACAAAATCAGATTTTTTCCTCTTGACAACTCCCTTGTCCATTCGGCATAATCACAATTAAACTTTTAAACTTTGATACGGAAAAACGAGCGATGAGTAAGACCAGTAAATGGAAGATGGCGCAAGAGAGTGAAACCCAGCGGCTGGAAGGTTTCATCGTCCTCTGTTCCATTGAACCTATCTTACGAGCTGTTAGGAAAACCTAAACGCGGAAAACCAGCGTTATCGGTTTCGAGTGCACAAAAGCTGTTCTTTTGTGAACTAAGGTGGTACCACGGAAGTTCCCCTTTCGTCCTTAAAGGATGAAAGGGTTTTTTATTTCGTAAAAACTACAGGAAAAAAGGGGTGTGAACATATGAAACGAATCGCTTTTATCGGCGCTGGCTCGATGGCGGAAGCGATGATTGCCGGTATGGTAAAAACAGGACTAGTAGAAAGTAAGAACATCATTGTCACCAATAAACACGATGAACAAAAATTACAGCGACTGGCACACACATACGGTGTTCGCATCACATATAATCGGGAGGAACTTTTTAAAGATACAGACATCATCGTGTTAGCCATGAAACCGAAAGACATTAAATCCGCTATAAGCGACATTCGTGATTATCTGAAAAAACATCACTTGCTCGTCTCCGTCTTGGCTGGAGTATCGTTACAAACGCTTGAAGAAGGCGTGGGCAAACAAATCCCAATTGTACGCGCGATGCCAAATACCTCAGCGACGATTCAAAAGTCCGCGACCGCTATTTCGTTTAACCGTTGGGTGAGTGAAAAACAAAAACAAATCGCCCGTGAATTATTTGCCGCGATTGGCCTTGTAACCGAAGTGGCCGAAGAACAACTCGATGCTGTAACCGGCTTATCCGGCAGTGGCCCAGCCTACATTTATTACATTGTTGAGGCGATGGAAGAGTCGGCTGAACAAATTGGCTTAGAAAAAGACAAAGCCAAACAACTTATTGTCCAAACGTTAATTGGCGCAGCTGAAATGTTATCGATGAGTGAAAAACAACCATCTGAACTTCGAGAAGCGGTAACGAGTCCAGGTGGAACGACAGAAGCCGGCATCCGCATGCTAGACCAACGTAAAGTAAAAGAAGCATTAATTGATTGTATTCAAGCTGCGACGAAACAATCAAAAACACTCGGTGAACGTCTTCGGGTCCTATAAATCACGAGCAACTCCTCCAAAAAGCATATTATTACCACTGAAACGGAACGATTGCTATACTGAATATGTATGTAATTTCCAATCAATGGAACGGAGGGATGAACATGACATTATTATTTTCACCATACACGCTTCGAGACGTGACGTTGAAGAATCGAATTGTCATGTCGCCAATGTGTATGTACTCAGCCACAGAAGGCGGAAAAGCGACGAATTGGCATCGCGTGCATTATGTATCACGAGCCATTGGGCAAGTAGGCTTAATTATGTTTGAAGCAACAGCTGTTACCCCAGAAGGTCGCATATCACCACAAGATTTAGGTATTTGGAGTGACGAACATATCGAAGGTCTCGCCTCAATCGTTAAAGAAATCCAAATGTACGGGGCCAAAACGGCGATCCAATTAGCCCATGCTGGACGGAAAGGTCGTGCTTCGAATACCATTTACGCCCCGTCGCCAATCCCGTTTACAGATAATGAGAAAGTACCAACAGAAATGACAAAAGAAGATATTCAAGAAACCATTAACGCCTTTCAACAAGGGGCACTCCGGGCAAAACAAGCGGGATTCGATATCATTGAACTTCACGGTGCTCACGGCTATTTAATCAACGAATTTCTTTCTCCATTAACGAACAAGCGTCAAGATGAATACGGTGGGTCACCGGAAAATCGATTCCGCTTTTTAAAAGAAGCGATTCTTGCTGTTCAAGAAGTTTGGGAAGGTCCTCTGTTTGTTCGGGTGTCTGCACACGACTATCAAGATGGGGGGCTTATGCCAAACGATTACGTCGTGTTTGCTAAGTGGATGAAAAAACTTGGGGTGGATGTAGTTGATGTCAGCTCCGGTGGTGTCGTCCCAGCATCGATTCATGCATATCCGAACTACCAAGTTCCGTTTGCTGAACAAATTAAGAAAGAAGCCGGTATCGCTACAGGGGCAGTGGGAATGATTACGACTGGCCGCCAAGCGGAAGAGATTTTACAAAACGAACAAGCCGACCTCATCTTTATTGGAAGAGAATTGCTGCGAGACCCATACTGGCCGCTACGTGCTGCCAATGATCTCGGCATTCAACTAGAAGCACCAAATCCATATAAAAGAGGATGGAAATGAACCTCACCCACCTACAAGTTGAGGTGGGAGACTTCTCGGTTAACATGTTAAATTCGGTCATCCCAAATGCGGCGAAGCGTATGACCCTCATCATGAACAGTAATTTCATACACATCCGGGTTCGTTAACCGCATGAGGGTATCGTAACCATGCTGTTGATCAAAATAATGTAACAATAGTGTCGTTAAATTCCCATGACTTACTAAAACGATATGTTCATCATCCGAAGCAAGCACTTCTTGTATCATTGATTCGGCCCTAGCTAACGCCATCCGATTCGACTCCCCTTCTGGAAAAGCGAGATCGAAGTCATTAAACGTGTCCTGTAATTTTTCTC from Bacillus sp. (in: firmicutes) encodes:
- the namA gene encoding NADPH dehydrogenase NamA; this translates as MNMTLLFSPYTLRDVTLKNRIVMSPMCMYSATEGGKATNWHRVHYVSRAIGQVGLIMFEATAVTPEGRISPQDLGIWSDEHIEGLASIVKEIQMYGAKTAIQLAHAGRKGRASNTIYAPSPIPFTDNEKVPTEMTKEDIQETINAFQQGALRAKQAGFDIIELHGAHGYLINEFLSPLTNKRQDEYGGSPENRFRFLKEAILAVQEVWEGPLFVRVSAHDYQDGGLMPNDYVVFAKWMKKLGVDVVDVSSGGVVPASIHAYPNYQVPFAEQIKKEAGIATGAVGMITTGRQAEEILQNEQADLIFIGRELLRDPYWPLRAANDLGIQLEAPNPYKRGWK
- a CDS encoding SDR family oxidoreductase — its product is MLNPWLKGKRVVITGASSGIGKEMALLAAGCGAHVILLARREEKLREIANQIEQEQGSVTVMALDVTDSRQVEEVFTKLLTMFPKIDVLINNAGFGLFQEIVDMKMEDVHRMFDVNVLGLIACTRQVIPHMKANQCGHIINIASQAGKIATPKSSVYAATKHAVLGFTNSLRLELQAFGVFVTAVNPGPIDTDFFAIADESGTYVKNVKRWMLRPEQVAEAVIACLGTNRREINMPRWMNVGSKLYQLFPSLVERMGKRAFFQK
- a CDS encoding CDGSH iron-sulfur domain-containing protein; this translates as MTKVQIKVNDNGSFRVTGDVELIDAEGNKFETKQVFSLCRCGLSSKMPFCDGSHKGKFESVVRAPKPEQEA
- a CDS encoding MBL fold metallo-hydrolase, translated to MQEKAILKISLPTPFPVGDVNVFLLKGEKLTLVDVGPKTKEAWEALTTQLAMFGYTPDDIEQVVVTHHHPDHVGLLDWFHEDLEIIGHSYNRRWLYRTDAFMEEYAQFYRQLFVECGIPNKWLSHFEKMKRTLDYSCQRPLTSIVKEGESVPFLPGWTVLETPGHAQSQIGLFHEEKRWLIGGDHVLATISSNPLLEPPEVSGLPRPKPQLQYNESLQKLLQYPIDVVYSGHGPNVTQVHALIKRRLERQHERAMQVKKLLLERPMTAFDVCQQLFPAVYEKQLTLTISETVGQLDYLVHNGEIQAHRNDDGVFVYEVVR
- a CDS encoding histidine phosphatase family protein produces the protein MKTIYLVRHAKAEGQPFEAPLTTLGQQQAKALVEFFHDRPIDKIYSSPYVRTKATIRPIAEVRGLPIHEDDRLAERKLGKPDIENWREKLQDTFNDFDLAFPEGESNRMALARAESMIQEVLASDDEHIVLVSHGNLTTLLLHYFDQQHGYDTLMRLTNPDVYEITVHDEGHTLRRIWDDRI
- the proC gene encoding pyrroline-5-carboxylate reductase, with product MKRIAFIGAGSMAEAMIAGMVKTGLVESKNIIVTNKHDEQKLQRLAHTYGVRITYNREELFKDTDIIVLAMKPKDIKSAISDIRDYLKKHHLLVSVLAGVSLQTLEEGVGKQIPIVRAMPNTSATIQKSATAISFNRWVSEKQKQIARELFAAIGLVTEVAEEQLDAVTGLSGSGPAYIYYIVEAMEESAEQIGLEKDKAKQLIVQTLIGAAEMLSMSEKQPSELREAVTSPGGTTEAGIRMLDQRKVKEALIDCIQAATKQSKTLGERLRVL
- a CDS encoding UV damage repair protein UvrX encodes the protein MTVDYSCLPKQQILCIDMKSFYASCSAVMLGLDPQTCYLAVVGDIDRKGSVVLAASPRLKKEFGVKTGSRLFEIPNDPRIKIVEPKMATYLRISTELTKLFHRYVPKEAIHTYSVDESFIKVDGTSQLWGSAWTIAEKIRDEMEREFQLPCAIGIGPNMLMSKLCLDLEAKKTGIAEWTYEDVPRKLWPVQPLSEMWGIGKRLERTLNRMGIFTVGQLAKYDLHKLEAKFGIMGNQLYYHAWGVDLSEIGAPIMEGQISFGKSQILLRDYKDKEEIKHVILEMCEEVARRARTHRKAGRTVSLGIGYSQDELGGGFYRSKTMSEPTNVTMDLYRTCLQLFEEHYRNKTVRQISVALSNVVDDDMLQLRLFEPNLWKKRELGYTMDAIRSRYGSAALLRSVSYTSAGTARLRAKLVGGHKA
- a CDS encoding YolD-like family protein; protein product: MIRDRGRIKWTSMMLPEHVKMLRNWAKEDSYEQPITVDEQALEKMNEITEEALHSGKRVVITHYDDHQYRPLIGTIVRVDTLKQTLHVEDNFSERWVVPLANIVDIRFHEEELSE